A window from Bacteroidota bacterium encodes these proteins:
- the hisF gene encoding imidazole glycerol phosphate synthase subunit HisF, with protein sequence MFRPRVIPVLLLNHDHLVKSISFRDYQYIGDPLNAVRIFNELEADELTFLDISATRNNRLISLDLIREIGEESNMPFNVGGGIRQIAQIKDVIRAGAEKVIIGSYAASNPDFITKASNEFGSSTITVCMDVKKNFFGKEQVWTINGTKPSGIDPLEFARLMEKNGAGEIIVQSISRDGKMNGYDLSLIKRIATNINIPTVALGGAGNLEDLKTTYVETHVTGLAAGSIFVYYDRNKGVLINYPEKKDFNFNDTE encoded by the coding sequence ATGTTCCGGCCAAGAGTGATCCCTGTTTTATTGCTAAATCACGACCACCTTGTTAAGTCAATTTCTTTCCGTGATTATCAGTATATCGGTGATCCTTTAAATGCAGTAAGGATATTCAACGAACTGGAAGCCGATGAGTTGACTTTTCTTGACATATCCGCAACCAGGAATAACCGTTTGATCTCTCTGGATCTTATCAGGGAGATAGGCGAGGAGTCAAATATGCCTTTTAATGTGGGAGGTGGGATCAGGCAGATCGCACAAATTAAGGATGTGATCAGGGCGGGAGCAGAGAAAGTCATCATTGGCAGTTATGCCGCCAGTAATCCTGATTTTATAACCAAAGCTTCTAATGAGTTTGGATCTTCTACAATTACGGTTTGTATGGATGTAAAGAAGAATTTTTTTGGGAAGGAACAGGTGTGGACAATAAATGGAACAAAACCTTCGGGAATTGATCCATTAGAATTTGCCAGGCTCATGGAAAAAAATGGCGCCGGTGAAATCATCGTTCAATCAATTTCAAGAGACGGGAAAATGAATGGCTATGACCTTTCTCTTATAAAAAGAATTGCCACGAACATTAATATTCCGACTGTGGCTTTGGGAGGCGCCGGGAATTTAGAAGATCTTAAGACAACCTATGTTGAAACGCATGTAACCGGATTGGCAGCAGGCAGCATTTTTGTTTATTACGATAGGAACAAAGGTGTTTTAATCAACTATCCTGAAAAAAAGGATTTTAATTTTAATGATACTGAATAG
- a CDS encoding N-acetyl sugar amidotransferase encodes MDNDYGKPLLPNVQYCVRCCMPVTAEGLQFDEMGICQPCRSSEQKIHINWIEREKMLRKILEENRGKSKSGYDVIVPISGGKDSAFQLHILTQVYKMRCLAVTFSHNWYSDIGKKNLQMCLEKFNVDHIMFTPNHNTINKLARESLYKIGDSCWHCHAGVGAFPLKAAVFYEIPLLVWGESVSESDGRATYEEPIKFDRDYFTKISARFYAEEMVGKNITIEEVSPFVLPSYNDIERVGIKGIHLGDYIFWDDERQMEFMRDKYGWQELTVEGTYKRFKSVECKMTGLHDYTKFLKRGFGRGTDHASRDVRAGLLTREEGFELAKKYDTQKPEILDWYLEKTGLTEQEFFEIMKGHREKTMGVNLSNACTECNIFK; translated from the coding sequence ATGGATAACGATTATGGAAAACCACTTTTGCCCAATGTGCAATACTGTGTGAGATGTTGTATGCCTGTAACAGCCGAAGGTTTACAATTTGATGAAATGGGTATTTGCCAGCCTTGTAGATCCTCTGAGCAGAAAATTCACATTAACTGGATTGAAAGAGAAAAAATGCTGCGAAAAATCCTAGAAGAGAATAGGGGAAAAAGCAAAAGTGGATATGATGTTATAGTACCTATAAGTGGAGGAAAGGACAGCGCATTTCAATTACATATACTTACACAGGTTTATAAAATGAGATGCCTTGCGGTTACCTTTAGTCACAACTGGTATTCGGATATCGGGAAAAAGAATTTGCAAATGTGCCTGGAGAAATTTAATGTTGATCACATTATGTTTACACCAAACCATAATACTATTAATAAGCTAGCAAGAGAATCTCTTTATAAGATTGGAGATTCATGTTGGCATTGTCATGCAGGTGTTGGGGCCTTTCCATTAAAAGCTGCTGTTTTTTATGAAATTCCATTATTAGTATGGGGTGAGTCAGTATCAGAAAGTGATGGAAGGGCTACCTACGAAGAGCCTATTAAATTTGATAGGGATTATTTTACCAAAATTTCTGCTAGGTTTTATGCAGAAGAAATGGTAGGAAAGAATATAACTATTGAAGAAGTAAGTCCTTTTGTATTGCCTTCTTATAACGATATTGAAAGGGTGGGTATTAAGGGCATTCATCTTGGTGACTATATTTTTTGGGATGATGAAAGACAAATGGAGTTTATGAGAGACAAATATGGCTGGCAAGAGCTAACTGTTGAAGGGACTTATAAAAGATTTAAAAGTGTTGAGTGCAAGATGACAGGGTTGCATGATTATACTAAATTTTTAAAAAGAGGATTTGGTCGTGGGACTGATCATGCAAGCAGAGATGTTAGAGCTGGTTTATTAACTAGAGAGGAGGGGTTTGAGTTAGCAAAGAAATATGATACTCAAAAGCCGGAAATTTTAGATTGGTATCTAGAAAAAACCGGTTTGACTGAGCAGGAGTTTTTTGAAATTATGAAAGGCCATAGGGAAAAAACCATGGGTGTTAATTTATCTAATGCATGTACTGAATGTAACATATTTAAATAA
- the asnB gene encoding asparagine synthase (glutamine-hydrolyzing) produces MCGIAGFIDFNNKSSLEILSRMTKSVEHRGPDGQGEHFQQTNHCQVGLGHRRLSIIDLSTAANQPMHYDGLHMIFNGEIYNYNEIRDELIKLGHEFKTHSDSEVILHGWRQWGEKAIDQWRGMFTIVLFDEKNNEFICIRDRAGVKPFNYYFKDGSFLFASEFKGMMQHPAFSRKINRDAAASFLQYGYVSSPHCIFEDTYKLPAGHLLKLNLTDRSLQVKQYWNVYDYYNKPKLAISLPDAIDETEKILSQSFQYRMVADVPVGVFLSGGYDSSCVTALLQKNSTEKIKTFTIGTNDGKLNEAPFAKKIAQHLGTDHTEFYCTYKEAMDIIPDLPYYYDEPFADSSAIPTILVSRLARKKVTVALSADAGDEVFAGYNRYDLIGRYGKKLQSIPKPIRKLAAATMEKVSSESIPWLRNKANFHSRYDKLKNLLHNPSTAELLKNLNLVYTDKEIRSLFNTTIDQLSSLHTSTELKKEYYDPLSFMMAIDYQTYMVDDILQKVDRASMSIALEGREPFLDQKIIEWAAQLPSEYKYYKGQKKYILKQIVHRHLPKEMMERPKMGFGIPVESWLANELKELVAENLGKQALRLHNLFNEDEVEKLMNDFFSGRKEKYLKIWHLLMFQLWYKKWMV; encoded by the coding sequence ATGTGTGGTATAGCTGGTTTTATTGATTTCAATAATAAAAGCTCACTTGAAATTTTGAGCCGGATGACTAAATCCGTTGAGCACCGTGGGCCTGATGGCCAGGGCGAACATTTTCAACAGACCAATCATTGCCAGGTTGGGCTTGGGCATCGTCGCTTGTCGATAATTGATTTAAGTACAGCTGCCAATCAGCCCATGCATTATGATGGGCTGCACATGATCTTTAATGGAGAGATCTATAATTACAATGAGATACGGGATGAACTGATCAAACTCGGGCATGAATTTAAAACCCATTCAGATAGTGAAGTGATATTACACGGCTGGCGTCAATGGGGTGAAAAGGCAATTGATCAGTGGCGGGGAATGTTTACCATTGTATTGTTCGACGAAAAGAATAATGAATTTATTTGTATCAGGGACCGGGCAGGAGTGAAGCCTTTTAATTATTATTTTAAAGATGGTAGCTTTTTGTTTGCTTCCGAATTTAAAGGAATGATGCAACACCCGGCTTTCAGCAGAAAAATTAACAGGGATGCCGCTGCTTCTTTTCTACAATATGGATATGTCTCTTCGCCGCATTGCATTTTTGAAGATACTTACAAGCTACCGGCTGGTCATTTATTAAAGCTGAATCTTACAGATCGTTCGCTGCAGGTAAAACAATACTGGAATGTGTATGATTATTACAACAAACCTAAACTTGCTATCAGCCTGCCCGATGCAATTGATGAAACAGAAAAGATACTCAGCCAGTCATTTCAATACCGGATGGTGGCCGATGTACCTGTCGGAGTATTTCTAAGCGGTGGATATGACAGCAGTTGTGTTACAGCTTTGCTGCAGAAAAACAGCACCGAAAAAATTAAAACATTTACGATCGGCACTAACGATGGTAAATTAAACGAAGCTCCATTTGCAAAAAAAATTGCGCAGCATCTTGGAACCGATCACACCGAATTTTATTGTACATATAAAGAAGCAATGGATATTATTCCAGACCTGCCATATTATTATGATGAGCCTTTTGCCGATAGCAGTGCTATACCTACTATACTGGTGAGCAGGCTGGCCCGGAAAAAAGTTACGGTAGCTTTATCTGCCGATGCTGGGGATGAAGTATTTGCAGGCTATAACCGATATGATTTGATTGGACGCTATGGAAAAAAATTGCAATCCATTCCAAAACCGATACGAAAGCTGGCGGCAGCTACTATGGAAAAAGTATCTTCAGAAAGCATACCCTGGTTACGTAATAAAGCAAATTTTCATAGCCGGTATGATAAACTGAAAAACCTTTTGCACAATCCTTCTACTGCTGAGTTACTGAAAAACTTGAATCTTGTTTATACTGATAAAGAAATAAGATCGCTGTTTAACACTACCATTGATCAACTCAGCTCATTGCATACCAGCACCGAATTAAAGAAAGAATATTATGATCCCCTTTCATTTATGATGGCTATCGATTACCAGACTTATATGGTGGATGATATTCTTCAAAAAGTTGACCGGGCTTCTATGAGTATTGCGTTGGAAGGAAGAGAACCTTTTTTAGATCAGAAAATAATTGAATGGGCCGCACAGTTACCATCAGAGTACAAGTATTACAAAGGGCAAAAAAAATATATCCTAAAGCAGATAGTGCATAGACACCTGCCAAAGGAAATGATGGAGCGACCAAAAATGGGATTTGGGATCCCTGTTGAATCCTGGTTGGCCAACGAACTAAAGGAGTTGGTAGCTGAGAACCTGGGTAAACAGGCACTACGCCTGCATAATCTTTTCAATGAGGATGAAGTGGAAAAGTTGATGAATGATTTTTTTAGCGGCCGGAAAGAAAAATATCTTAAGATCTGGCATTTGCTGATGTTTCAGCTCTGGTATAAAAAATGGATGGTTTAA
- a CDS encoding amidase yields the protein MTNQRYTIQEAHELYKKGEIDLIKWNFEFIENCKTKEAKINAWEYLDIANWKKKVAETLDDTGLVFDKLLAIPVGVKDIFNTIDMPTSMGSPIWEGFTPGNDARVVHDIKFNGGVIAGKTITAEFAVHAPNATRNPWGQDKSPGTSSSGSAAAVSAGMIPLSLGTQTAGSIIRPASYCGVFGYKPTFGTIPRTGMLKTTDTLDTVGLFATNIDDCELLFDVIRVKGLDYPIVNEKLSNVSLQSKLEKKWKVGVLIDQHPVLKNFNNEVMSDFKKLTLDLTQTNLAEIHYPKIPELLYDAHRVQQVIYHKSLAYYFKKEFQNKTLISSVMYDIVSEGNKITLDEYKEALNTQNHMTSLLDKFFEEYDVILTPSTANVAPDFNTAIDPPDTCLIWTMCGCPTINIPVFEKAKLPFGLQVIARKYCDYKLINFIRDFTYANLFPKFSKIS from the coding sequence ATGACTAATCAGAGATACACAATTCAAGAAGCTCATGAGCTTTATAAAAAAGGGGAAATTGATTTAATAAAATGGAATTTTGAATTTATAGAGAATTGTAAAACGAAGGAAGCTAAAATAAATGCCTGGGAATATTTGGATATAGCGAATTGGAAAAAAAAGGTTGCAGAAACATTAGATGACACTGGTTTAGTCTTCGATAAATTATTAGCCATTCCAGTTGGAGTGAAAGATATTTTCAACACCATTGATATGCCGACTTCAATGGGAAGCCCTATATGGGAAGGATTTACACCGGGTAATGATGCAAGAGTAGTTCATGATATCAAATTTAACGGTGGCGTTATAGCTGGCAAAACTATAACGGCTGAATTTGCAGTACATGCACCAAATGCAACACGGAATCCATGGGGTCAGGATAAATCACCGGGTACATCTTCTAGCGGATCTGCAGCAGCCGTTTCAGCCGGTATGATACCTTTATCTCTTGGAACTCAAACTGCAGGATCTATTATAAGGCCTGCTAGTTATTGCGGTGTGTTTGGTTATAAACCAACTTTTGGAACGATACCTCGAACAGGGATGTTGAAAACAACAGACACACTTGATACAGTTGGTCTTTTCGCTACTAATATTGATGATTGTGAACTTTTGTTTGATGTTATTAGAGTAAAAGGATTAGATTATCCTATAGTAAATGAAAAGCTTTCAAATGTGTCACTTCAATCAAAGCTAGAAAAGAAATGGAAGGTGGGAGTCTTAATAGACCAGCATCCAGTACTTAAGAATTTTAATAACGAGGTTATGAGTGATTTCAAAAAATTGACTTTGGATTTAACTCAAACTAACCTGGCCGAAATACATTATCCAAAAATTCCGGAGTTGTTATATGATGCTCATAGAGTTCAGCAAGTAATTTATCATAAATCACTAGCATATTATTTCAAAAAAGAGTTTCAAAATAAAACATTAATAAGTAGTGTCATGTACGATATTGTCAGTGAGGGAAATAAAATTACTTTAGATGAATATAAAGAGGCGCTAAATACCCAAAATCATATGACTTCATTGCTTGATAAATTCTTTGAGGAATATGACGTAATACTTACCCCCTCGACAGCGAATGTCGCACCTGATTTTAATACAGCAATTGATCCTCCCGACACTTGTTTAATATGGACAATGTGTGGTTGCCCAACAATTAATATTCCTGTTTTTGAAAAAGCAAAGCTTCCTTTTGGACTTCAAGTTATTGCCAGGAAATATTGTGATTATAAATTGATTAATTTTATTAGAGATTTTACATATGCAAATCTATTCCCTAAATTTTCAAAAATATCTTAA
- a CDS encoding glycosyltransferase: MPETLLHIIDSLSIGGAEILLKNTIDSLPEFEHIVAYLNEGPDQRIFDSEKIKYYNLNHTGWASLPATILKLRNLVRSESPLLVHSHLIISTLVARLSVPATIPLVSTLHSELSMDAFSKNKLSLWLEKLTLKKRHSLVAVSNHVMQDYLKSVSFSGKKFVLYNFLTDVFFDGPKKKSPATFLKCVAVGNLKTAKNYDYLLDIFKHLGLTNIHLDIYGTGYLEAALQDKINKEKLPVTLKGKGSDPHVFLNEYDLFIQASSHEGFGLSVIEAMASGLPVLLSDIPVFREVTNNHAHFFPLNNAKASAELLEELNSDPMKLNRFTDTAYEWCKLQFNARTYKARLLDIYSQITASQ, encoded by the coding sequence ATGCCGGAAACTCTGTTACATATCATAGATAGTCTTTCCATTGGCGGCGCTGAGATCTTGCTAAAAAATACAATTGACTCCCTTCCCGAATTTGAACATATCGTTGCTTATCTGAATGAAGGGCCTGATCAGAGAATCTTTGACAGTGAAAAGATCAAGTATTATAATCTCAATCACACAGGCTGGGCAAGTCTTCCGGCAACTATTCTTAAACTAAGAAATCTTGTCCGTTCAGAAAGCCCACTTCTTGTGCATTCGCACCTGATCATATCAACTTTAGTTGCACGGCTTTCAGTTCCTGCAACCATACCACTGGTGAGCACTCTTCACAGTGAATTGAGCATGGATGCATTTTCCAAAAACAAGCTGAGCCTGTGGCTGGAAAAGCTCACACTAAAAAAAAGACATTCACTGGTTGCGGTATCCAACCATGTAATGCAGGATTATTTGAAATCTGTTTCGTTTTCCGGGAAAAAATTTGTTCTGTACAATTTTCTTACTGATGTTTTTTTTGATGGGCCAAAGAAAAAATCTCCTGCGACATTTTTAAAGTGTGTCGCAGTTGGAAATTTAAAGACTGCAAAGAATTACGACTACCTGCTTGACATATTTAAGCACCTGGGGTTAACAAATATACACCTGGACATCTATGGGACAGGATATCTTGAAGCTGCCTTACAGGATAAAATTAATAAAGAAAAACTTCCGGTAACATTGAAGGGTAAAGGCAGTGATCCACATGTATTCCTGAATGAATATGATCTGTTTATACAGGCTTCTTCCCATGAGGGATTTGGACTCTCGGTGATTGAAGCAATGGCTTCAGGTTTACCAGTTTTACTTTCAGACATCCCCGTGTTCAGGGAAGTAACAAATAATCATGCGCATTTCTTTCCATTAAATAATGCAAAAGCTTCTGCGGAACTGTTAGAAGAATTAAACTCAGACCCGATGAAGCTGAACCGTTTTACTGACACTGCTTACGAATGGTGCAAGCTGCAATTCAATGCACGTACTTATAAAGCCAGGCTTCTTGACATTTATAGTCAAATAACTGCGAGTCAATGA
- a CDS encoding N-acetyl sugar amidotransferase, which yields MNRTYQVCTRCVMDTTDPEIVFDENGVCNHCTGWFITQAKLANRKKFGKKNLEKIINKIKKRGRGKKYDVVLGISGGVDSCYTAYVLKKLGLRTLLVHLDNGWNSDNAIINIKNIASRLNFDYQSFVLDWEEFRDIQLAFLKASVVEIETPTDIAIQGALHRVAAKNGVKYIISGGNLATEGILPKMWHYDAKDTVYFDYITRTFGAKKVRKFPHFDFTLEIYYKFIKGIKIIYPLNYVDYDKSNAITILKEELGWKDYGSKHHESRFTKFVQSYLLLKKFDLDYRKATYSSQICAGKITREEALIALKAPAYNEEEIQKEKDYIAKKLSISREELENIISLPGKYYFEYPNDENRLNFIYKIYRKYFS from the coding sequence CTGAATAGAACTTACCAGGTTTGTACACGTTGTGTAATGGATACTACTGACCCTGAGATTGTTTTTGATGAGAACGGGGTGTGTAACCATTGTACAGGGTGGTTTATAACCCAGGCAAAGCTTGCTAATCGTAAAAAGTTTGGGAAAAAAAATCTCGAAAAAATTATTAATAAAATAAAAAAACGGGGCCGGGGTAAAAAATACGATGTTGTTTTGGGTATAAGCGGTGGTGTTGATAGTTGTTATACAGCTTACGTTTTAAAAAAACTTGGATTACGTACTCTTTTGGTACACCTGGATAATGGCTGGAATTCAGATAATGCGATCATCAATATCAAGAATATTGCGAGCAGGCTGAATTTCGACTACCAAAGTTTTGTACTTGACTGGGAAGAATTTCGTGATATCCAACTTGCTTTTTTAAAAGCATCCGTTGTTGAAATTGAAACACCCACTGATATTGCCATACAGGGAGCTTTACATAGAGTAGCCGCTAAAAATGGTGTGAAATATATTATCAGTGGCGGAAACCTGGCAACTGAAGGAATTTTACCAAAAATGTGGCATTACGATGCAAAGGACACCGTGTACTTTGATTATATCACCAGGACTTTCGGAGCGAAAAAGGTTCGGAAGTTCCCTCATTTTGATTTCACCCTGGAGATCTATTATAAATTCATTAAAGGCATAAAGATCATTTACCCGTTGAATTATGTGGATTATGATAAGTCGAATGCAATAACGATCCTGAAAGAGGAATTGGGGTGGAAAGATTATGGATCAAAGCACCATGAGTCGAGATTTACGAAATTTGTGCAATCCTACCTGCTTCTTAAAAAATTTGATCTTGATTACAGGAAGGCAACCTATTCCAGCCAGATCTGTGCAGGAAAAATAACAAGAGAAGAAGCCTTGATTGCTTTAAAAGCACCGGCTTACAATGAAGAAGAAATTCAAAAAGAAAAGGATTATATAGCTAAAAAGTTGTCCATCAGCAGGGAAGAACTGGAAAATATCATAAGCCTGCCGGGTAAATATTATTTTGAATATCCTAATGATGAAAATAGGCTAAACTTTATTTACAAGATATACCGGAAATACTTTTCTTAA
- a CDS encoding glycosyltransferase family 4 protein encodes MLKQVLYLSYDGMTDPLGQSQVLPYLAGLSKKGYQFTLVSFEKPEKLEKNKAVVEKICSDNAIDWQPLPYTKTPPVLSTLKDIVALRKKIKTLHQQKKFELVHCRSYITMLAGEWMKKKWNVKLVFDMRGFWADERVDGKLWNLNNPVFKLIYRYFKKKEKQFLSLADHTISLTTHAKQEIHSWTGITKQPVPIQIIPCCVDLELFNPEKIDTSETAALKAKLGIPDKAAVISYIGSVGTWYMLPEMLAFFKRWVIKNPNSVFLFITGDDPEMIKQEAEKAGIMEPALRIVKAARDEMPGFISLCDYSLFFIKPVYSKKASSPTKQGEIMAMGKPVICNSKVGDTDYVVNKYHSGELVNEFTDIEYDRVVNAVSKNFSNEEIRNGARQFFSLEEGIKRYDEVYKAVLKIQ; translated from the coding sequence ATGTTGAAGCAGGTTCTTTATTTATCATATGATGGCATGACAGATCCCTTGGGTCAGTCGCAGGTATTACCTTACCTGGCAGGCTTAAGTAAAAAAGGATACCAGTTTACATTGGTAAGCTTTGAGAAACCGGAGAAACTAGAAAAAAATAAGGCCGTTGTTGAAAAGATCTGTTCTGATAATGCGATTGACTGGCAGCCGCTGCCCTATACCAAAACACCACCCGTTCTTTCCACGCTGAAAGATATAGTTGCCTTACGAAAAAAAATAAAGACACTACATCAGCAAAAGAAATTTGAGTTGGTGCATTGCCGCAGTTATATCACCATGCTGGCCGGTGAGTGGATGAAAAAAAAATGGAATGTAAAACTGGTGTTTGATATGCGTGGTTTCTGGGCCGATGAAAGGGTGGATGGAAAATTGTGGAATTTAAATAACCCTGTTTTTAAATTGATATACCGGTATTTCAAAAAAAAAGAAAAACAATTTTTAAGTTTAGCAGATCATACGATCAGTCTTACCACTCATGCAAAACAGGAAATTCATTCCTGGACCGGTATTACCAAACAACCGGTTCCCATACAAATAATTCCCTGTTGCGTTGATCTTGAATTGTTCAATCCCGAAAAAATAGATACTTCTGAAACGGCTGCTTTAAAAGCAAAGCTTGGAATCCCTGATAAGGCAGCTGTTATTTCTTATATAGGTTCTGTTGGCACCTGGTATATGTTACCTGAGATGCTTGCGTTTTTTAAACGATGGGTGATCAAAAACCCAAACAGTGTTTTTTTATTTATAACCGGTGATGACCCTGAAATGATTAAACAGGAAGCAGAAAAAGCCGGTATCATGGAACCAGCTTTACGAATCGTGAAAGCTGCACGGGATGAAATGCCCGGTTTTATCTCTCTTTGTGATTACTCCTTATTTTTTATCAAACCTGTTTATTCAAAAAAAGCATCCTCGCCAACCAAGCAGGGTGAAATAATGGCGATGGGTAAACCTGTTATCTGTAATAGCAAGGTGGGAGACACGGATTATGTTGTGAATAAGTATCACTCAGGGGAACTGGTGAATGAGTTTACCGACATCGAATATGACCGTGTGGTAAATGCAGTAAGCAAGAATTTTTCAAATGAAGAGATCCGCAACGGAGCCCGGCAATTTTTTTCGCTGGAAGAAGGCATAAAGCGATATGACGAAGTTTATAAAGCTGTTTTAAAAATTCAATAG
- the hisH gene encoding imidazole glycerol phosphate synthase subunit HisH, with the protein MKIAIVDYGMGNLFSVYKKIKQLKADPFIAISPSEIVSADKIVIPGVGHFGKAMTNLKLSGAFDALNEATVVKKIPVLGICLGMQLMAEKSEEGNATGFGWIKGNVVRFSIDHSDRFKIPQTGWNTINIKKESRLLKGLNGKEEFYFLHSYHIEVGDSSDILASTDFGYEYVSAVERRNFFGVQFHTEKSHAAGAQILKNFIEL; encoded by the coding sequence ATGAAAATCGCAATCGTTGATTATGGAATGGGTAATCTTTTTAGTGTTTACAAAAAAATTAAACAATTAAAAGCAGACCCTTTCATTGCCATTTCCCCATCTGAAATAGTAAGCGCAGATAAGATCGTTATTCCTGGCGTTGGACATTTTGGAAAAGCAATGACCAATCTAAAACTATCAGGAGCTTTCGATGCCTTGAATGAAGCGACTGTCGTAAAGAAAATACCAGTACTGGGAATTTGTCTTGGAATGCAATTGATGGCGGAAAAAAGCGAAGAGGGAAATGCAACCGGCTTTGGATGGATAAAAGGAAATGTAGTGAGGTTCAGCATTGATCATTCAGATAGATTCAAGATTCCTCAAACCGGGTGGAATACTATTAATATTAAAAAGGAAAGCAGGCTTTTAAAAGGTTTAAATGGGAAGGAGGAATTTTATTTTCTTCATTCCTATCACATTGAAGTTGGGGACAGCAGCGACATTTTAGCCAGTACGGATTTTGGCTACGAATATGTATCAGCCGTAGAACGAAGAAATTTTTTTGGTGTTCAATTTCACACGGAAAAAAGTCATGCTGCGGGAGCGCAGATCCTTAAAAATTTTATCGAATTATAA
- a CDS encoding glycosyltransferase family 4 protein, with product MKILFLVPYPLHQAPSQRFRVELFLPELDKNKIEYSIQSFLDEAAWATLYKNGGTLSKLMGVIRGYARRWVKILFGLGGYDFVFIHREAAPLGPPVFEWVISKLFRKKIIYDFDDAIWIPNTSAENKIVSWFKAFWKVKYICKWAHLVVGGNDFLCKYARQYNRNTVLIPTCVDTTDKHNRLTNHDAEKITIGWTGSHSTLKYLDELVPVIRELETKNNFEFIVISDKSPDYIISSFRFIPWNEKTEIEDLQKINIGLMPLQDDEWSEGKCGFKLIQYMSLGIPALASPVGVNKKIIEHGENGMLCSKQEDWINGLNYLIHNKEERKRMGLSGRNKINASYSLKAYAPVFINLFRSDPDKRN from the coding sequence TTGAAGATCCTTTTTTTAGTTCCATACCCGCTTCACCAGGCTCCTTCTCAACGGTTCAGGGTAGAATTATTTTTACCTGAACTAGATAAGAACAAAATTGAATATAGCATACAATCTTTTTTAGATGAAGCAGCATGGGCCACCTTATACAAAAATGGTGGTACTCTTTCTAAATTAATGGGAGTGATAAGAGGTTATGCCAGGCGATGGGTGAAAATATTATTTGGTCTTGGCGGTTATGATTTTGTATTTATTCATCGTGAAGCAGCTCCGCTAGGCCCGCCGGTATTTGAATGGGTTATCAGCAAACTGTTCCGGAAAAAGATCATTTATGATTTTGATGATGCCATCTGGATACCCAATACATCAGCAGAAAATAAAATTGTTTCCTGGTTCAAAGCTTTCTGGAAAGTAAAATATATCTGTAAATGGGCCCATCTTGTTGTTGGCGGCAATGATTTTTTATGCAAATATGCACGACAGTATAACCGCAACACAGTCCTCATACCTACATGTGTGGATACAACGGATAAGCATAACAGGTTAACAAACCATGATGCTGAAAAAATAACGATTGGGTGGACCGGTAGTCATTCTACACTAAAATACCTGGATGAACTGGTGCCGGTAATCCGGGAGCTTGAGACAAAAAACAATTTTGAGTTTATTGTAATATCAGACAAAAGTCCGGACTACATTATTTCTTCATTCAGGTTTATTCCATGGAATGAAAAAACAGAAATAGAAGATCTGCAAAAAATAAATATCGGGTTGATGCCGTTGCAGGATGATGAGTGGAGTGAAGGCAAATGCGGGTTTAAGCTGATACAGTATATGTCATTGGGAATTCCGGCGCTGGCATCACCGGTGGGAGTGAATAAAAAAATAATTGAACATGGAGAAAACGGAATGTTGTGTTCGAAACAAGAAGATTGGATAAACGGATTAAATTATTTAATTCATAATAAAGAAGAACGGAAACGAATGGGCTTGTCGGGAAGAAACAAAATAAATGCATCCTACAGTTTAAAGGCCTATGCACCGGTTTTCATAAATCTTTTTAGATCAGATCCCGATAAAAGGAATTAA